A genome region from Arachis duranensis cultivar V14167 chromosome 6, aradu.V14167.gnm2.J7QH, whole genome shotgun sequence includes the following:
- the LOC107491748 gene encoding LOW QUALITY PROTEIN: probable arabinose 5-phosphate isomerase (The sequence of the model RefSeq protein was modified relative to this genomic sequence to represent the inferred CDS: inserted 2 bases in 1 codon): MGSLPAFPEAKQGVRDDCIDEITLTDLFKEQQRHLNFFFDRMDHSQTLSFTRALLRATGTIFFTGVGKSGFVANKISQTLVSXILVLLSKSGATDELLRLVPCARAKGARLIAVTSVQGCALEAVCDMNVHLPLERELCPFNLAPVTSTAIQMVFGDTVAIALMGARNLSKEEYAGNHPAGKIGKSLIFKVKDLMKKEDELPICKESDLIMDQLVELTSKGCGCLFVVDDGRHLIGTFTDGDLRRTLKASGQGIFKLTVGEMCNRKPRIIGPEAMAVEAMKKMEAPPSPVQFLPVINDDNVVIGIITLHGLVSAGL, translated from the exons atggggTCTCTGCCTGCATTTCCAGAAGCCAAACAGGGCGTTAGGGACGATTGCATTGACGAAATCACCCTCACGGATCTCTTCAAGGAGCAGCAGAGGCACCTCAACTTCTTCTTCGACCGCATGGATCACTCTCAAACCCTATCCTTCACACGCGCCCTCCTACGCGCCACCGGCACCATCTTCTTCACCGGCGTCGGAAAATCTGGCTTCGTCGCCAACAAGATCTCGCAGACGCTCGTCTC CATCCTCGTCCTCCTAAGCAAGTCCGGCGCCACCGACGAGCTCCTCCGCCTCGTCCCCTGCGCCAGGGCGAAAGGCGCCCGCCTCATTGCCGTCACGTCCGTTCAAGGATGCGCGCTTGAGGCCGTGTGCGACATGAATGTGCATCTGCCGTTGGAAAGAGAGCTCTGCCCCTTCAACCTCGCGCCGGTCACCTCTACCGCGATTCAAATGGTGTTCGGCGACACCGTCGCGATCGCGTTGATGGGAGCAAGGAACCTCAGCAAGGAGGAGTACGCCGGGAACCACCCCGCCGGAAAGATCGGCAAGAGCCTTATCTTCAAG GTGAAAGATCTCATGAAGAAGGAGGATGAGCTTCCCATTTGCAAGGAATCGGATTTGATTATGGATCAACTTGTGGAGCTGACTAGCAAAGGATGTGGATGCCTATTTGTTGTAGATGATGGCCGTCATCTGATTGGAACATTTACGGACGGAGATCTTCGCCGTACTCTCAAAGCTAGTGGGCAGGGCATCTTCAAATTGACTGTGGGAGAAATGTGCAACAG GAAACCAAGAATTATAGGTCCAGAAGCTATGGCAGTGGAGGCCATGAAGAAGATGGAAGCTCCTCCATCACCAGTCCAGTTTTTGCCTGTGATAAATGATGACAATGTTGTGATTGGGATTATCACGTTGCATGGTTTGGTTTCAGCTGGATTGTGA
- the LOC107491672 gene encoding protein LIGHT-DEPENDENT SHORT HYPOCOTYLS 4: MDSIQEFMDTCHSAGNTFTTTTTNNNNNNTVAGTSGSSSSSPAGSTTSSSRYENQKRRDWNTFGQYLKNHRPPLSLSRCSGAHVLEFLRYLDQFGKTKVHTPICPFYGHPNPPAPCPCPLRQAWGSLDALIGRLRAAFEENGGKPEANPFGARAVRLYLREVRDLQSKARGISYEKKKRKRPPPQQQPQQQQSNIGVGVGVGVGVVLPLHHHMPPPPGARTTHHQ; encoded by the exons ATGGATTCAATTCAAGAATTTATGGACACATGTCACTCTGCTGGAAACAccttcaccaccaccaccaccaacaacaacaacaacaacaccgTGGCTGGAACAAGTGGTAGCTCATCGTCATCGCCGGCGGGTTCAACGACGAGCAGCAGCCGGTACGAGAACCAGAAGCGGCGTGACTGGAACACTTTCGGACAGTACCTGAAGAATCACCGTCCTCCTTTGTCCCTCTCTAGGTGCAGCGGTGCACATGTTCTTGAATTTCTCCG GTACCTGGACCAATTTGGGAAGACGAAGGTGCACACGCCGATCTGTCCATTCTACGGGCACCCGAACCCGCCGGCGCCATGTCCGTGCCCTCTGAGGCAAGCCTGGGGGAGCCTGGACGCCCTCATCGGCCGGCTCCGTGCGGCTTTCGAAGAGAACGGAGGGAAGCCTGAGGCGAATCCGTTCGGAGCACGCGCCGTGAGGCTCTACCTCCGCGAGGTTCGTGATCTGCAGTCCAAAGCAAGAGGTATCAGCTATGAGAAGAAGAAACGCAAGCGTCCACCGCcacaacaacaaccacaacaacaacaatccaaTATCGGCGTCGGAGTCGGAGTCGGAGTCGGAGTAGTACTACCTCTTCATCATCACATGCCACCACCTCCAGGTGCAAGAACAACTCATCATCAataa
- the LOC107491746 gene encoding putative lysine-specific demethylase JMJ16, translating into MKSDYGSNIAKLKEMGELSAPPGFASLTSFILKKGKKVTENDKLATCLNETKHVPVDADGKNDVNDIGTYYQIFKNRPWILSDQSKSNDKPEECHTEFIPMDHSSNASRPEGITRGCPNCNNCLKVTARWHPEDATREALEEAPLFNPTEEEFNDTLKYIASIRSSAEPYGICRIVPPTRWKPPCSLEEKNLWEGSEFVAQIQRIDGIQVKHAEENVASSCENTKAKRRRVTPVDLDSHLANASTCTVNSQGVEDCVSEPCPKFSLKTFKNFADEFKIQYFDYKGKNKNVGSDLNLDTNQHKWEPSVENIEGEYGRIVQNPTEKIEVLHGNTLEAEGFSSGFPTAADSGEEHISPEYLKSGWNLNNINSLPGSLLSFESSGASHNFGHRIHVGMCFTLQKWVMSLTYSILASSSRSSFQHLSYKNYLISKIMVEERNLPRRYAANYETIRKKYLSGLHARQPDIDDNLMMQLSCFILKAEGIPVYRCVQYPREFVLVFPGAYHSGFDCGFNCSESVNFAPLEWLLHGLNVVELYCEKRKKTLISYDKLLLGAAKEAVRARWEIDLCMNDMTDKLTCKDAYQRNGILAKALGARVKSESIKREYLCSSLKSQRMDESFDTCVKRECGICLCDLHLSAVHCLCSEDKFACLDHAKQLCPCSWSNKILLYRYEISELNVLCQALEGKLSAVYKWAKEYLGLRFQSVASNRQMKQNGAASGIVGNPRGNCISSFSITPKEKTKAKEKTLGGRPPRSCANGGTNSTSIKTDMKAPVSKSKPTTSKKVQRDQKVSTVSSITNSRYLSFLQQNTLVEVPSDSCSSSSSESDNA; encoded by the exons ATGAAGTCGGATTATGGAAGTAATATTGCCAAATTAAAGGAGATGGGAGAGCTTTCAGCTCCCCCTGGTTTTGCATCGCTTACATCTttcattttgaaaaagggtAAAAAGGTTACAGAAAATGACAAACTTGCAACCTGTCTGAATGAAACTAAGCACGTGCCAGTTGATGCAGACGGTAAAAACGACGTGAATGATATTGGTACATATTACCAGATTTTTAAGAATCGACCCTGGATACTCTCTGACCAGAGCAAGAGCAACGACAAACCTGAGGAGTGTCACACTGAATTTATTCCTATG GATCACTCGTCAAATGCTAGTCGTCCAGAAGGGATCACTCGTGGATGTCCAAACTGCAATAATTGTTTGAAG GTAACAGCAAGGTGGCATCCTGAGGATGCAACGAGAGAAGCCCTTGAAGAAGCTCCTCTTTTCAACCCAACAGAAGAG GAATTCAATGACACCCTCAAATATATTGCAAGCATACGATCTAGCGCAGAGCCTTATGGAATTTGTCGTATTGTACCTCCTACTCGCTGGAAACCACCATGTTCTCTTGAGGAAAAGAACTTATGGGAAGGCTCTGAATTTGTTGCTCAAATTCAACGAATAGATGGAATCCAAGTTAAGCATGCAGAAGAAAATGTTGCTAGTTCTTGTGAAAATACAAAGGCCAAGAGAAGAAGGGTGACACCAGTAGATTTGGACTCTCATCTTGCGAATGCAAGCACTTGCACCGTAAATAGTCAGGGTGTTGAAGATTGTGTCTCTGAACCCTGTCCTAAATTCAGTCTCAAGACGTTTAAGAATTTTGCTGATGAATTCAAAATCCAGTACTTTGATTACAAGGGCAAGAATAAGAATGTGggttctgatttaaatttagaTACAAATCAACATAAGTGGGAGCCATCTGTGGAGAATATTGAGGGTGAATATGGAAGGATTGTTCAAAATCCAACTGAAAAAATTGAG GTGCTTCATGGTAACACTTTGGAGGCTGAAGGTTTTAGCAGTGGATTTCCTACAGCTGCTGATTCTGGGGAGGAACACATTTCCCCTGAATATTTGAAATCTGGATGGAACTTAAACAACATAAATTCATTGCCtggttctcttctttcttttgaaaGCTCTGGTGCTTCACATAATTTTGGTCATCGAATTCATGTTGGAATGTGCTTCACTCTGCAAAAATGGGTAATGTCGCTGACTTACAGTATACTTGCATCTTCATCACGGTCTTCTTTCCAACATCTTAGT tacaaaaattatttaataagcAAAATTATGGTAGAAGAAAGAAATTTACCACGAAGATATGCTGCCAACTATGAAACAATTAGGAAGAAGTATTTATCAGGTCTGCATGCAAGACAGCCTGATATTGATGATAATCTG ATGATGCAGTTATCCTGCTTCATATTGAAGGCAGAGGGCATACCTGTATATCGCTGTGTTCAATATCCTCGTGAGTTTGTTCTTGTCTTCCCAGGAGCATATCATTCTGGATTTGATTGTGGTTTCAATTGTTCTGAATCAGTAAACTTTGCTCCTCTCGAGTGGCTTCTTCATGGACTGAATGTGGTAGAGCTATATTgtgagaagaggaaaaagacaTTAATTTCGTATGATAAACTTTTGCTGGGAGCAGCAAAGGAAGCTGTAAGGGCACGATGGGAAATCGATCTGTGTATGAACGACATGACAGATAAATTAACATGTAAAGATGCGTATCAAAGAAATGGGATCTTAGCAAAAGCTCTGGGT GCTCGTGTTAAGAGCGAAAGTATCAAGAGAGAATACCTATGCAGTTCTTTGAAATCACAAAGAATGGATGAAAGTTTTGACACTTGTGTCAAAAGGGAATGCGGCATATGTCTGTGTGATTTACACTTGTCTGCTGTACATTGTTTGTGTTCAGAAGACAAGTTTGCGTGCCTGGATCACGCGAAACAGCTTTGTCCATGCAGTTGGAGCAACAAAATCCTCCTCTACCGTTATGAAATTAGCGAGTTGAATGTTCTTTGTCAAGCTTTGGAAGGAAAGTTAAGTGCAGTCTATAAATGGGCGAAAGAGTATCTTGGATTAAGATTTCAGTCTGTTGCCTCCAATAGACAAATGAAACAAAACGGAGCGGCATCAGGAATCGTGGGGAACCCTCGCGGCAATTGTATTAGTTCTTTCAGCATTACCCCAAAAGAGAAGACGAAAGCAAAAGAGAAAACGTTGGGGGGCCGACCTCCTAGATCATGTGCTAATGGAGGAACCAATTCCACCAGTATCAAAACTGATATGAAGGCACCTGTGAGTAAGAGTAAGCCAACAACTTCAAAGAAGGTACAGCGCGATCAGAAAGTATCTACAGTTTCTTCGATCACCAACTCACGATACTTGTCTTTTCTACAGCAAAATACATTAGTCGAAGTGCCATCTGATAGTtgctcttcctcttcctcagaaTCTGACAATGCGTAA